Proteins found in one bacterium genomic segment:
- a CDS encoding inositol monophosphatase, with protein sequence MDRFNLGIEVIKKAGEYLKEKINECKKLKENRYDVKLLQDIETEKIIVENIKKIFPEDSFLCEERGIDRKNKDNLWIIDPLDGSLNFSRGIPHFCISIAFNGKKEKFGIVYDFVREEIFTGIEGKGAYLNGKIINVSKTDKIEESILSIGFMSGEEEIEYGLRILKEMGRKVKKIRMFGSASLDLCYLASGRIDLLIHLNLKKWDYEGGRIILKEAGGIFKKEKINNIEVFKGTNRRLKI encoded by the coding sequence ATGGATAGATTTAATTTAGGAATTGAGGTTATAAAAAAAGCGGGAGAATATTTAAAAGAAAAAATTAATGAATGTAAAAAACTGAAAGAAAATAGATATGATGTGAAACTTTTGCAGGACATTGAAACTGAAAAGATTATTGTAGAAAATATAAAAAAGATATTTCCAGAAGATAGTTTTTTATGTGAAGAAAGAGGAATTGATAGGAAAAATAAAGATAATTTATGGATAATTGACCCTCTTGATGGAAGTTTAAATTTTTCAAGAGGTATTCCACATTTCTGTATATCCATTGCTTTTAATGGGAAAAAGGAAAAGTTCGGTATTGTTTATGATTTTGTAAGAGAAGAAATTTTTACCGGTATTGAAGGTAAAGGTGCTTATTTAAATGGAAAAATAATAAATGTAAGTAAAACGGATAAGATTGAAGAGAGTATTTTAAGCATTGGTTTTATGTCTGGAGAAGAAGAAATTGAGTATGGATTGAGAATTTTAAAAGAGATGGGAAGAAAAGTTAAAAAAATCAGAATGTTTGGTTCTGCTTCTCTTGACTTATGCTATCTTGCTTCGGGTAGAATAGATTTATTAATTCATTTAAATTTAAAAAAATGGGATTATGAAGGTGGAAGAATTATATTGAAAGAAGCAGGCGGTATATTTAAAAAAGAAAAAATCAATAATATAGAAGTTTTTAAAGGAACAAATAGGAGATTGAAGATATAA
- a CDS encoding ATP-binding protein, with product MAKKSIRLEDVVLKPVTGLIERFNIFLKNMETKEKVSEVDGFVSGLLDELKDIEKGILGFFAEILFMYHLSERMVSIENEISLVEILGERVKEFLKPDFIKIYLKTSEGRISSAYSYPVDFEDETINSILEESLQKGESFLYEKKVDGKYYSILSIPLRTTKEKYGFFITGRKRKKGFTPEEISLLIAGSTVVSFTISNLKLMQKMIVNERLVMIGHLISGLSHDLRNILTKFENGIYFIESGIEMKDMEDIKIGKDILKKNYIRLKEFVLSMVDYSRDREVSFENVDLHSLIEDVISYFETTLKEKNIKILKEFDENLKLVKIDKHRIERMISNLIQNSIDAVKENEGIIKIKTKLMENSFQIIVEDNGCGIPEKNLDKIFDIFFTTKGSRGTGFGLAIVEKVVKEHNGKIEVSSKVGEGTIFKITLPRL from the coding sequence ATGGCAAAAAAAAGTATACGACTGGAAGATGTGGTATTAAAACCTGTTACAGGTTTAATAGAAAGATTCAATATATTTTTGAAAAATATGGAAACAAAAGAAAAGGTATCAGAAGTGGATGGTTTTGTTTCGGGTTTGCTGGATGAATTAAAAGATATAGAAAAAGGTATTCTTGGATTTTTTGCTGAAATATTATTTATGTACCATCTTTCAGAAAGAATGGTAAGTATTGAGAATGAAATATCTCTTGTTGAAATTCTTGGAGAGAGAGTAAAGGAATTTTTAAAACCTGACTTTATAAAAATCTATTTAAAAACATCTGAAGGACGGATTTCTTCTGCTTATAGTTATCCAGTTGATTTTGAAGATGAAACTATAAATTCAATTCTTGAAGAAAGTTTACAAAAAGGAGAAAGTTTTTTATATGAAAAGAAAGTTGATGGCAAATATTATTCAATTTTATCAATACCCTTAAGAACAACAAAGGAAAAATATGGTTTTTTTATAACAGGAAGGAAAAGAAAAAAGGGTTTTACTCCAGAGGAAATTTCTCTTCTGATTGCAGGTTCAACTGTTGTCAGTTTTACAATTTCAAATTTAAAATTGATGCAGAAAATGATTGTGAATGAACGACTTGTTATGATTGGACATTTAATTTCAGGACTTTCCCATGATTTAAGAAATATACTTACAAAATTTGAAAATGGGATTTACTTCATAGAATCAGGAATAGAAATGAAAGATATGGAAGACATTAAAATAGGGAAAGATATTTTGAAAAAAAATTATATAAGATTAAAAGAGTTTGTACTTTCTATGGTTGATTATTCAAGGGATAGAGAAGTATCTTTTGAAAATGTTGATTTACATTCTTTAATTGAAGATGTTATTTCATATTTTGAAACAACTCTTAAAGAGAAAAATATTAAAATTTTGAAAGAATTTGATGAGAATTTAAAACTTGTAAAAATTGACAAACACAGAATAGAAAGAATGATTTCAAATTTAATTCAGAACTCAATTGATGCTGTTAAAGAAAATGAAGGAATAATAAAGATAAAAACTAAATTGATGGAAAATTCTTTTCAGATTATAGTTGAAGATAATGGCTGTGGAATCCCAGAAAAAAATCTTGATAAGATTTTTGATATTTTCTTTACAACCAAAGGTTCTCGCGGAACTGGTTTTGGACTTGCAATTGTGGAAAAAGTTGTTAAAGAGCATAATGGTAAAATAGAGGTGAGTTCAAAAGTTGGAGAAGGAACAATTTTCAAAATAACTTTGCCAAGATTATAG
- a CDS encoding undecaprenyl-diphosphate phosphatase: MKDIFILSVVQGICEWFPVSSSGHLFLLHRILGIGQDINLDIFLHFSSLLALIIFFKKEILNVLKGFLSFDVKNENFKMSWYIISASIITGIIGFLIKDKEFLENKNVVSAGFLITTILIFLSGKKGEKKVSFTSSLIIGFLQGIALIPGISRSGTTISVAKILGIKNEDAFNFSFLLAVPAIIGVTLLKIDQIKNIRVDYIIIGFLTTFSVSIITLYFLKKIMLKNRFQYFCIYTFMVFLFSLLIN; the protein is encoded by the coding sequence TTGAAAGATATTTTTATTCTTTCAGTAGTTCAGGGTATATGTGAGTGGTTTCCTGTGAGCAGTTCGGGTCATCTTTTTCTATTACACAGAATTCTTGGTATAGGCCAGGATATAAATCTGGACATTTTTTTACACTTTTCCTCTCTTCTTGCACTTATAATCTTTTTTAAAAAAGAAATTTTAAATGTTTTAAAAGGTTTTTTATCTTTTGATGTTAAAAATGAAAATTTTAAAATGTCCTGGTATATTATTTCTGCCTCTATTATTACGGGAATAATTGGATTTTTAATTAAGGATAAGGAATTTCTTGAAAATAAAAATGTTGTTTCTGCTGGTTTTTTAATCACTACAATTTTAATTTTTTTATCAGGTAAAAAGGGAGAAAAAAAAGTTAGTTTTACAAGTTCTCTTATTATAGGTTTTTTACAGGGAATTGCTCTTATTCCTGGTATTTCAAGGAGTGGTACAACAATTTCTGTTGCTAAAATTTTAGGGATTAAAAATGAAGATGCATTTAATTTTTCTTTTTTGCTTGCTGTCCCTGCAATAATTGGAGTAACTTTATTGAAAATTGACCAGATAAAAAATATAAGAGTTGATTATATTATAATTGGATTTTTAACAACTTTTTCAGTCAGTATTATAACTCTTTATTTTTTAAAAAAGATTATGCTCAAAAATAGATTTCAATATTTCTGTATTTACACCTTTATGGTTTTCTTGTTTTCTTTATTAATTAACTGA
- a CDS encoding type II secretion system protein GspG encodes MRRRNKNGITLMEVLVSMCIIFFIAASSLPVLHRARNKAVIARTKAIINTIEAALSMYETDFGDYPEGEGNGSKIIVELLQGPVDSDRWRGPYIRLKKDEIDREGNILDAWKMPIIYKYPQTDYDNIPFLLLSAGPDRKFGTKDDIGNW; translated from the coding sequence ATGAGAAGGAGAAATAAAAACGGAATTACACTGATGGAGGTTCTTGTTTCAATGTGTATTATATTTTTTATTGCTGCCTCTTCTTTACCTGTTTTACATAGAGCAAGAAATAAAGCAGTCATAGCGAGGACAAAAGCAATTATAAATACAATTGAAGCAGCACTTTCTATGTATGAGACAGATTTTGGTGATTATCCAGAAGGCGAAGGTAATGGTAGTAAAATTATTGTGGAATTGTTACAGGGTCCTGTTGATAGTGACAGATGGCGTGGACCTTACATAAGATTAAAAAAAGATGAAATTGATAGAGAAGGTAATATTCTTGATGCGTGGAAAATGCCGATTATTTATAAGTATCCTCAGACAGATTATGATAATATACCTTTTCTTTTGCTATCTGCAGGACCTGATAGGAAATTTGGAACAAAGGATGATATAGGGAACTGGTAA
- the tilS gene encoding tRNA lysidine(34) synthetase TilS yields MVNIFKRAEEFVSKNKLIEQGDRILLAVSGGPDSVFLFYFFIHLLKKKKIDIKVAYIHHHLRKEADREVIFVKNLTNKYGVEFFREDIEIKEKKNIEKNLREKRYEKLYEIAEKTGCNKIATGHTLDDHIETFFMNLFRGSGTSGLCGIWQKSNISPGSEIFIIRPLLCVEKRQIVKYLEENKIEYLIDTSNLSSNFFRNKIRNEVIPFLLKYRPSLKKVILRTTEILKEDEIFLRKYTDAIFKDITMKEKNKIIIDVERFKKLDNSIKRRIASIIYRKIKNTPYINFSIIERLIKNIEMGENVYNSEIIEKILKGEEKEDKSFIYRIKVPGEIEILDKFIIRSSFVPFSDKIFKNENKFTGYFDFSKIKGDIIVRNRKGGDRFMPLGLNKEKKLSRFMIDKKIPEKEKDEILIFENNGKIIWVCGYEISEQFKINKNTEKILKIEVRSKN; encoded by the coding sequence ATGGTCAATATATTTAAGAGAGCAGAGGAATTTGTCAGTAAAAATAAATTGATTGAGCAAGGAGACAGAATTTTACTTGCTGTTTCAGGTGGTCCTGATTCGGTTTTTCTTTTTTATTTCTTCATTCATCTTTTAAAAAAGAAGAAAATAGATATAAAAGTTGCTTATATCCACCATCATTTAAGAAAAGAGGCGGATAGAGAAGTTATTTTTGTGAAAAATCTCACAAATAAATATGGAGTTGAATTTTTTAGAGAAGATATTGAAATTAAAGAAAAGAAAAATATTGAAAAAAACTTAAGAGAAAAAAGATATGAAAAACTTTATGAAATTGCAGAAAAAACAGGATGTAATAAAATTGCAACAGGACATACTCTTGATGACCATATAGAAACGTTTTTTATGAATCTTTTTAGAGGTTCCGGTACATCCGGTCTTTGCGGTATATGGCAAAAAAGCAATATTTCCCCTGGTTCTGAAATTTTTATTATAAGACCCCTTCTCTGTGTTGAAAAAAGACAGATTGTTAAATATCTTGAAGAAAATAAAATTGAATATCTTATTGATACTTCTAATTTATCTTCAAATTTTTTCAGAAATAAAATTAGAAATGAGGTTATACCATTTTTACTCAAATATAGACCCTCTTTAAAAAAAGTAATTCTAAGAACAACTGAAATTTTGAAGGAGGATGAGATTTTTTTAAGAAAATATACAGATGCTATTTTTAAAGATATTACAATGAAAGAAAAAAATAAAATTATTATTGATGTGGAAAGATTTAAAAAACTTGATAATTCCATAAAGAGGAGGATTGCATCAATTATATACCGTAAAATTAAAAATACCCCCTATATAAACTTTTCCATTATTGAAAGATTGATAAAAAATATTGAAATGGGTGAAAATGTTTATAATAGTGAAATAATTGAAAAAATTTTAAAAGGAGAAGAAAAAGAGGATAAAAGTTTTATTTACAGAATTAAAGTCCCAGGAGAAATAGAAATACTTGATAAGTTTATCATTAGAAGCAGTTTTGTTCCGTTTTCAGATAAAATTTTTAAAAATGAAAATAAATTTACAGGTTATTTTGACTTTTCAAAAATAAAGGGAGATATAATTGTAAGAAATAGAAAGGGAGGAGACAGATTTATGCCATTAGGACTTAATAAAGAAAAAAAATTATCAAGATTTATGATAGATAAAAAAATTCCAGAAAAAGAGAAAGATGAAATTTTAATTTTTGAAAATAATGGTAAAATTATATGGGTTTGTGGTTATGAAATATCTGAACAGTTTAAGATAAATAAAAATACAGAAAAAATTCTAAAAATTGAAGTGAGAAGTAAGAATTAA
- the purH gene encoding bifunctional phosphoribosylaminoimidazolecarboxamide formyltransferase/IMP cyclohydrolase, translating into MIKIERAIISVSDKTGIIELAKFLKKYNVEIISTGGTAKTLKENGIDVIEVSQFTGFPEILDGRVKTLHPKIYGGILSIKDKEDHLKQMEENKIQPIQLIICNLYPFEKTLKMGKSDEEIIENIDIGGPTMIRAGAKNYKYVCVLVKTEMYEEFIKEMEKNNGTVSEEFSFKCAREVFRLTSRYDFIISSYFTDKIEKEILPSEMDIRLLKVQNLRYGENSHQKGAWYRFTGREFKREIFQGKELSFNNLLDMESAYNLVCQFEKCACVIIKHTNPCGVATGSDLIDAYKKALQTDETSAFGGIAGFNKKVDKKLAEIFIERFYEIIIAPDYEEEALEIFKKKPNLRVIKCPERIKYEYDFRTLADGFLVQTPDEIDYEKFEIVSEKKPTDEEIEGLKFAWKVCKFVKSNAIVIATKDQTLGIGAGQMSRVDSTKIAVMKMKENFKKIPKPIVLASDAFFPKPDSIEIAYQAGVTSIIQPGGSIEDKNVIEKCNKFGISMIFTGTRHFKH; encoded by the coding sequence ATGATAAAAATAGAAAGAGCAATTATAAGTGTATCTGATAAAACGGGTATTATTGAACTTGCAAAATTTTTAAAGAAATATAATGTTGAAATAATATCAACAGGTGGAACAGCAAAAACACTTAAAGAAAACGGAATAGATGTTATTGAAGTGAGTCAGTTTACCGGCTTTCCTGAAATACTTGACGGCAGGGTAAAAACACTGCATCCAAAAATTTATGGTGGTATTCTTTCAATTAAGGACAAAGAAGACCATTTGAAACAGATGGAAGAAAATAAAATCCAGCCAATTCAACTCATCATATGCAATCTTTATCCTTTTGAAAAAACACTTAAGATGGGGAAAAGTGATGAAGAAATAATTGAAAATATTGATATAGGTGGACCAACAATGATAAGAGCAGGAGCAAAAAATTATAAATATGTATGTGTTCTTGTTAAAACTGAAATGTATGAAGAATTTATTAAAGAGATGGAAAAAAACAATGGAACAGTAAGTGAGGAATTTTCTTTCAAATGTGCAAGAGAGGTTTTCAGATTAACTTCAAGATATGATTTTATTATCTCATCATACTTTACAGATAAAATAGAAAAAGAAATTTTACCCTCAGAAATGGATATCAGACTTCTAAAAGTTCAAAATTTAAGATATGGAGAAAATTCACATCAAAAAGGTGCATGGTATAGATTTACTGGCAGAGAATTTAAAAGAGAAATTTTTCAGGGAAAAGAACTTTCATTTAATAATCTTCTTGATATGGAAAGTGCATATAATCTTGTCTGTCAATTTGAAAAGTGTGCCTGTGTCATAATAAAACATACAAATCCCTGTGGAGTTGCCACTGGAAGTGATTTAATAGACGCTTATAAAAAAGCTCTTCAAACAGATGAAACGAGTGCTTTTGGAGGAATTGCAGGATTTAATAAAAAAGTTGATAAGAAACTTGCTGAAATTTTTATAGAGAGATTTTATGAGATAATTATTGCTCCTGACTATGAAGAGGAAGCACTGGAAATATTTAAGAAAAAGCCGAATTTAAGGGTTATAAAATGTCCGGAAAGAATAAAATATGAATATGATTTCAGGACTCTTGCAGATGGATTTTTAGTTCAAACACCCGATGAAATTGATTATGAAAAGTTTGAAATTGTATCAGAAAAAAAACCGACTGACGAAGAAATTGAAGGACTTAAATTTGCGTGGAAGGTCTGTAAGTTTGTAAAATCAAATGCGATTGTTATAGCAACAAAAGACCAGACACTCGGTATAGGAGCAGGGCAGATGTCAAGAGTTGATTCAACAAAAATAGCAGTTATGAAAATGAAAGAAAATTTTAAAAAAATCCCGAAACCTATTGTTTTGGCTTCTGATGCATTCTTCCCCAAACCTGATAGTATTGAAATCGCATATCAGGCAGGAGTAACTTCTATAATTCAACCCGGTGGTTCAATAGAAGATAAAAATGTCATTGAAAAATGTAATAAATTCGGCATTTCAATGATTTTTACAGGGACAAGACATTTCAAACACTGA
- a CDS encoding RuBisCO large subunit C-terminal-like domain-containing protein: MENYIMERSTEKIFPDNYLPKEVRNKKLKDIVVLGSQYKKEESIEIIYYLKCEGDIIEVAKKLAMDETTGKWIGDGKPTSLFKKCVADVDKVYIYDKGEGIVFIRTPIINLSEEKDPLYQILMLACGGPVLEFVYYSDVALIDINLPEKILKKFPGPSFGIEGIRKLTETPYPEPIVGTIVKPCAGMTEKEVAEKCYLAAKGGVKFIKDDEKMLGPSYCDIKKKIKLVSNALKKVYEEIGNKCIYAPHLVERADRIKDTAKRYIDYGATGLMLNVVLGHNFEVLKILREDKDINVPLYAHSGGRSALSTGNRRIDDAVIVKFIRLCGGDFFQHGVFGVNDTHIASLDEDLLNHLIFVMRYNLKGINDTIPVAAGGLRVDNLKLNFERHYDEKFGFGVALLAGSYLLGHQKGPYFGAKEFLSSVKNLIKFIRSK; encoded by the coding sequence ATGGAAAATTATATTATGGAAAGAAGTACAGAAAAAATTTTCCCTGATAATTATTTACCAAAAGAAGTAAGGAATAAAAAACTAAAAGATATAGTAGTTCTGGGTTCTCAATATAAAAAAGAAGAAAGTATTGAAATTATTTATTATTTAAAATGTGAAGGAGATATTATTGAGGTTGCTAAAAAACTTGCCATGGATGAAACAACTGGAAAATGGATAGGAGATGGAAAACCAACTTCTTTATTCAAAAAATGTGTTGCTGATGTTGATAAAGTTTATATCTATGATAAGGGAGAAGGAATTGTTTTTATAAGAACGCCAATTATTAATTTATCAGAAGAAAAAGACCCTCTTTATCAGATTTTAATGCTTGCATGTGGAGGTCCTGTTCTTGAATTTGTCTATTATTCAGATGTTGCTCTTATAGATATTAATTTACCTGAAAAAATACTTAAAAAATTTCCGGGTCCATCATTCGGGATAGAAGGAATAAGAAAACTTACAGAAACACCTTATCCTGAGCCAATAGTTGGAACAATAGTAAAACCATGTGCGGGAATGACTGAGAAAGAAGTTGCTGAAAAGTGTTACCTTGCTGCAAAAGGAGGAGTTAAATTTATAAAAGATGATGAAAAAATGCTTGGACCATCTTATTGTGATATAAAGAAAAAAATAAAACTTGTTAGTAATGCATTGAAAAAAGTTTATGAAGAGATAGGTAATAAATGTATTTATGCTCCTCATCTTGTTGAAAGAGCAGATAGAATTAAAGATACAGCAAAAAGATATATTGACTATGGAGCAACAGGGCTAATGCTGAATGTTGTTCTTGGACATAATTTTGAAGTTTTAAAAATTTTAAGGGAAGATAAAGATATAAATGTTCCTCTATATGCTCACAGTGGTGGAAGAAGTGCTTTATCAACAGGAAACAGAAGAATTGATGATGCTGTTATTGTAAAGTTTATTCGTCTGTGTGGAGGTGATTTTTTTCAGCATGGAGTTTTTGGAGTAAATGATACCCATATTGCTTCTCTTGATGAAGATTTATTGAATCATTTGATTTTTGTTATGAGATATAACTTAAAAGGAATAAATGATACAATACCAGTTGCTGCAGGTGGTTTAAGAGTTGATAACTTAAAATTGAATTTTGAGAGACATTATGATGAGAAGTTTGGTTTTGGAGTTGCTTTACTTGCAGGTTCGTATTTACTCGGTCATCAAAAGGGTCCATATTTCGGAGCAAAAGAGTTTTTAAGTTCTGTGAAAAATCTGATAAAATTTATACGAAGTAAATGA
- a CDS encoding alpha/beta hydrolase family protein: MEELVKWQEKKRKKLYKLFGELPEGDYPVRVIKRIEEEREKYILEKLVLDLNGYELVPAYFVKPKNLKNRVPAIVFNHSHGGKYYLGKDEFIEGNSYMAVPPYAEVITSLGFVGICIDHLNFGERSGRDELDLFKELIWKGRVLWGLMVFDSLKVVDYLMTREEVDKERIATIGMSMGSTMAWYLSALDKRIKVCIDICCLTDFEELIKTRGISGHGIYYFVPSLLKFFSTSDINSLIAPRPHLSVAGAFDRLTPLDGLKKIDRELKNIYKKFGKEENWQLKIYNVGHRETFQMRSDIIEFLLKHI; the protein is encoded by the coding sequence ATGGAAGAATTAGTAAAATGGCAGGAGAAAAAAAGAAAAAAACTTTATAAATTATTCGGGGAATTGCCTGAAGGAGATTATCCTGTAAGAGTAATTAAAAGAATTGAAGAGGAAAGAGAAAAATATATTCTTGAAAAACTTGTTCTTGACCTGAATGGATATGAATTGGTTCCTGCTTATTTTGTTAAACCCAAAAATTTGAAAAATAGAGTTCCAGCGATTGTTTTCAACCATTCTCATGGAGGTAAATATTATCTTGGAAAAGATGAATTTATTGAAGGGAATTCCTATATGGCAGTTCCTCCTTATGCAGAAGTTATAACATCATTAGGATTTGTAGGTATATGTATTGACCATCTAAATTTTGGAGAAAGAAGTGGAAGGGATGAACTTGACCTTTTTAAAGAACTTATATGGAAGGGAAGAGTTTTATGGGGACTTATGGTTTTTGACAGTTTAAAAGTTGTTGATTATTTGATGACAAGAGAAGAAGTAGATAAAGAAAGGATTGCAACAATTGGAATGAGTATGGGTTCAACAATGGCATGGTATCTATCAGCCCTTGATAAAAGAATTAAGGTATGTATTGATATCTGCTGTTTAACAGATTTTGAAGAACTCATAAAAACGAGAGGTATTTCAGGTCATGGAATTTATTATTTTGTTCCATCATTACTTAAATTTTTTTCAACATCGGATATAAACTCTTTAATTGCTCCAAGACCTCATCTTTCAGTTGCAGGTGCATTTGATAGATTAACACCTCTTGATGGACTTAAAAAAATTGATAGAGAACTGAAAAATATTTATAAAAAATTTGGGAAAGAAGAAAACTGGCAACTTAAGATTTATAATGTAGGACACAGAGAGACATTTCAGATGAGAAGTGATATAATTGAATTTCTTTTAAAACATATTTAA
- a CDS encoding FAD-dependent oxidoreductase, translating into MEKDIIVIGGGPAGMASAWGCAKQGAKVLLIERYGFLGGMATAGFVGSILGHYLNEKEPAVSGFLKFLIEKTYQMDGCEKWESAFRKYGISFDSEILKISSEKLLLEEKVEILYHSFVSSVKIEDSLIKEIEVVNKSGKMKIKGKVFIDATGDADIAFYSGFNYTKGRFFDGKMQSMGCMFKIAGIDEEKITEEVAKKAGNLLNELKEKGELIIYNTGLGGKGSTTRKGERSFNVMRFQGDGTDVFDLTKGEIFIRDQIYKYWKFLKENVPGFESSYISALPPNIGIRETRQIEGLYTLTEDDILKGRKFDSSIARGTYWIDIHCPLGRTKKVHLCVKECQTEEYCIALDKFKDYLPAKNKLYPPKNDWFSIPYECLIPKNSKNLLVTGRCISADHKAMSSIRVMATCIATGHSAGIGAYIALDKNISVDKVNPLEVQKILEKQEGLY; encoded by the coding sequence ATGGAAAAGGATATAATTGTTATTGGTGGCGGACCTGCAGGTATGGCATCTGCCTGGGGATGTGCAAAACAGGGAGCAAAAGTTTTACTTATTGAAAGATATGGATTTTTAGGTGGAATGGCTACTGCTGGATTTGTTGGTTCAATACTTGGCCATTATTTGAATGAAAAAGAACCTGCTGTAAGTGGATTTTTAAAATTTTTAATTGAAAAAACATATCAAATGGATGGATGCGAAAAGTGGGAATCTGCTTTTAGAAAATATGGTATTTCTTTTGATTCTGAAATTCTTAAAATCTCTTCTGAAAAATTGTTGCTGGAAGAGAAAGTTGAAATTTTATATCATTCTTTTGTATCATCAGTAAAAATTGAAGATAGTTTAATAAAAGAAATTGAAGTTGTGAATAAAAGCGGAAAAATGAAAATAAAAGGGAAGGTTTTTATTGACGCTACTGGAGACGCAGATATTGCCTTTTATTCTGGATTCAATTATACAAAAGGTAGATTTTTTGATGGGAAAATGCAGTCAATGGGATGTATGTTTAAAATTGCCGGAATTGACGAAGAAAAAATAACAGAGGAAGTTGCAAAGAAAGCAGGAAATTTATTAAACGAATTAAAAGAAAAAGGAGAATTGATCATTTACAATACAGGACTTGGAGGCAAGGGGAGTACAACAAGAAAAGGCGAAAGGTCATTTAATGTTATGAGATTTCAAGGTGATGGAACAGATGTATTTGACCTGACAAAAGGTGAGATTTTTATAAGAGACCAGATTTATAAATACTGGAAATTTTTGAAAGAAAATGTCCCTGGGTTTGAAAGCTCATATATATCTGCTTTACCACCAAATATAGGAATAAGGGAAACAAGACAGATAGAAGGACTCTATACTCTAACAGAAGACGATATTTTAAAAGGGAGAAAGTTTGATTCAAGTATTGCAAGAGGTACTTACTGGATAGACATTCACTGCCCTCTTGGCAGAACAAAAAAAGTTCATTTATGCGTTAAAGAATGCCAAACCGAGGAATACTGTATTGCTCTTGATAAATTTAAGGATTACCTTCCGGCAAAAAATAAATTATATCCTCCTAAAAATGATTGGTTCAGTATACCGTATGAATGTCTCATACCAAAAAATTCCAAAAACTTACTTGTTACAGGAAGATGTATTTCTGCAGACCATAAAGCAATGAGTTCAATAAGAGTAATGGCAACCTGTATTGCAACCGGACATTCTGCTGGAATAGGTGCCTATATTGCTCTTGATAAGAACATTTCAGTTGATAAGGTAAATCCTTTAGAAGTCCAAAAAATATTAGAAAAACAGGAAGGATTATATTAA